Sequence from the Nocardiopsis sp. YSL2 genome:
CGGGCTCCTTGGGGATGCCCGAGGCCGTGATCGCCGGGAACAGGGCGGCGAAGGCGTCGAAGGCGGACCGGCCCTCGGCCAGGCGTCCGCCGACCCGGGAACCGAGGTGCTGGACGCTGCCGCGCTCCTTGACCGCCATGAACTCGCTCACCGCGACGCTGCCGGGCGCGCAGATCGCGGCCAGTTCGTCGCAGGCGAGCTTGACCGACGCGGCGTGCTCGAAGACCTCCTTGGGATCGGTCACCAGATCCTGGCGGCGGGCGTCGTCGTCGGCACCGCCCCCGGTGAACGCCCGGGTGCCCGCCAGCGGCTGCGTGCACACGTGCCCGTCCGCGGTGACCTCGGCGACGGTCTCGGGACTGAACCCGGCCGCCTGCCGCCCGCCCAGGTCCAGCAGGAAGGAGCGGGCGGGGGTGTTGTTGCGTCTGCCCCGCAGGTAGGTGGAGGGCAGGTCGACCTCGAAGGGGACGTCGACCGCCCGGGAGAGGATGACCTTGCCGAGCAGTCCCGTGCGGATGTCGGCCACGGCCTTGGCCACCGCGGCCTGGTAGGTGTCGCGGCCCGCCCCGTGTCTGGTGTCGACCGGCGTGGCCTCCTCGGGGAGCTCGTGGACCGGAGCACAGACCAGCTCGCGCACCTGCGCCAGCCGCTCCTCGTCCACGCTCCGGATGAGCACGGCGTCCGCGCTCAGCCGCACCTCGGTGCGGGGGATGAACAGGTGGAGCAGGGGGCCCTCCGGGGCGGGGCGCCCGGCCAGCGCGTAGGCGAGCTCGAAGGAGGCCCAGCCGAACGCGTTCCAGCCGGTCACGCCCGCGTCCGCCAGCCGCGCGCGCACGGTCTCCAGCGGGCGGTCGCCGGCGGCGCGCAGGCTCCGGGCATCGGCCACCACCTCCGCCAGGCGGTCCCCGGCCAGCCACCAGCGGCCCTCGCGCTCGTAGACGACGTGGTCCTCGAACAGTCCCGAACCGGCCAGCCGCACGACGGCCGCCATCGGGTCGAATCGACCGGGGATCCTCAACTCGTGGTACTGGCGCACGCGACCTCTCCTGGCAGAGCGACATGGGGGCATGGATTGCTCCCTTAGGTTAGCCTTGCCTAATGTACAGCGCCCGGGGATCGATGAAAAGTGCCCAGCCCACAGCGTTCGCGGGAACCGTCACCGCCGCCCGGGAACGGCCTTCGGCGACGGACGGCGGACGGCCGGGGCGGGGCAGCGGCGCCCGCCGCGGAGGCGCGGGAAGTCGGCGGCCACGGCCCGACCGCGCCGGAGCCGTGGCGGCACCGCCGCGGCGCAGCGGCGGACCCGTGCCGGACCCGTGGCGGACCCGTCACCCCCGGCCGCGCCCTACCGGAACGACCACCCCGACCAGTGCACGACGGTCACCAGGATGATCGCCCCGTCCGGCGGCGCCTCCTCGTACTGGACATAGCGGGCGATGAGGCGAGCACGCGCGTCGGACCAGGCCGGGCCCTCGTGCTCGATGCGCGCGAACCCGTCGGCGCGCGCCCACCACAGGCGCTCCCAGTCATCGCTGTACTCGTCGGTGAGCAGGGACACCCTGGGATTCTCGGCGATGTTGCGCAGTCGGCGCAGGGCGCGGGAGCGCTTGGGCTTGTCGTCGACGGCGATGGCGATGGTGTCCGCGTAGGCGGCGAAGGTCACCGGCACCAGGTGCGGGCGCCCGATCGCGTCGACCGTGGCGAGCCTGGCGGCGCGGCTCGCCGAGAACCTCTCCCGGGCCCGTTCGACGTTCCACCTCATGCCGGTCCTCCTCAGCTCCCGGTCCGCCCGGCGTCGACACGCTGCCCACGGGTCGTCTCGACGACGACGGGGACGCCGCCGGGAATCTGCCCGTCCAGCCGCGCGACCAGGTCCTCCAGGGGCGGGAGGTCCTCCCGGGTGCGCACGTCCACGTGCATGGTCCTCGAGTGCACGGTCACGCCCGTGACGGTGGCGGACGGGTCGTCGGCCAGCCACTCCTGTGCGGCGTCCTCCCCTCGCGCGGTCCAGACGTGGATGAGCACGTTGAGCGTGGTGTTGGCGACCAGGAGCAGCAGCACCGCGGCGAACAGCAGGCCCAGGCTCGCGTACGCGCGGCGCGAGGAGTGCCCGGTGTCGCCGCTCTGCGGGGTGCTGTATCCGGAGGCCGCGAAGACGACCATGCCCGCGAAGACCAGGGCGAGGAGGTTGGACAGGAAGAGCACCAGGGCACCCAGGGCGAACCAGAACGCGCCGTGCCCCAGGCAGACCCCCACGACGACGAGGGGCGGAACGAGGGAGATCGCGATCGCCACACCGGGGAGCACGGCCGCGACGTCCTTGCGCGACAGCGCCACCGCGCCGGCCAGGCCGGTCGCCATCGCGGAGACCAGGTCGATCAGCCCCGGTGAGGTGCGCCCGGAGATCTGGCTGTTGGAGAGCAGGTCGTCGCCTCCGGGCATCACCCACGAGAACACCAGCCCCACGGTGATCACGAGTAGACAGCCGAAGATGACCACTCGAACCGATCCGGTCCGCCGCTTCTGGACCACACCCAGGGCGATGCCCATGATCGGCGTGGACAGCGGAGCGATGATCATCGCCCCGATGACGGTGGCCGTGGAGTCCGTGAGCACTCCGCCGGAGGCGATGACCGCCGAGAGCGTGAGCATCGTCCAGAAGGCCGACCGCTTGGACCGGCTGTCCCCGGCCGACAGGTCCACACTGTCCGCCAGTTCACCCAGCGACCGGCGCTGGTTGGCGGGAAGGACCTGACCGAGGATTCCGCTGCGCATGGGCCGAGTATCGCCCGCGGGGCGGTCCGGCGGCCGCAGGACACGACGGGGCGGCACGTCCCCGCCCCAGGTGGGAGCGACCGTGACTGCGTGGTGAGAACGTAGTACTACACTCGTAGTGGTGACAATCCCGAGGAGCCCCTGAATGCGGAAGAACCCTGAGCGACGCGCGTCCCTGCTGGACGCCGCCATCGAAGTCCTCGCCCGTGAGGGCATGCGCGGCCTGACCTTCCGGGCCGTGGACACCGAGGCCGGCGTCCCGGGCGGCACGGCGTCCAACTACTTCGCCAACCGCGACGCCCTGCTCACCCAGATCGGCCACCGCTTCTACGAGCGCCTGGAACCCAACGCCGCCCTCATCGCCAAGGCGCAGGAGGGCCCGCGCGACCGCGCCAAGGTCACCGCGCTCATGCACGAGCTGGTCGAGCGGGTCAGCTCCTTCCGCTCCGGCTACCTGGCTCTGATCGAACTGCGCCTGGAGGCCACACGCCGCCCCGAACTGCGCCGCCTGCTCACCGAACGCATCCGCGCCGACGTCGACGCCAACATCGACTTCCACCTGGCATCCGGGTTGCCCGGGGACAGGACGACGGTCGTCCAGCTCATCCTGTCCCTCAACTGGCTGATCCTGGAGCGGCTCACCCTCCCCGACGTCTTCCCCGAGGAACAGGTCCACGACCTCGTGACCGACCTCGTCGAGCGCGCCCTCCCCTGAGCCGCGTGTCCGGCGGAGACCCGCCTGGCGGCCCGTGCTCGCCCCGGCCGGAGGGACGGCCGCGCGCGGCCCCGCCGGGTCGGCGTGGGCCGTCCGCCGCCCTCTCCCGGACCGCGCACGGGCTGTCGTTCCTTGACCGGGACCGGAACATGTCACTCTGGCCAACGCCGCGGGGACGTGGAACGATCACGCACGTGACCACCAGAGCCTCCGCGACCCACCACCTGGACGATCTCGCCCGGTTGCGCCGCGTCCGCGACCGGATCGACCGGGAGTACGCGCTGCCGCTGGACGTCGAGGCGCTCGCCCGGGGCGTGAACATGTCGGCCGGGCACCTGAGCCGGCGGTTCCGGCAGGCCTACGGCGAGTCGCCGTACTCGTACCTGATGACACGGCGCATCGAGCGGGCGATGGCACTGCTGCGGCGGGGCGACCTGAGCGTCACCGAGGTCTGCTTCGAGGTCGGCTGCTCGTCGCTGGGCACGTTCAGCACCCGCTTCGCCGAACTGGTGGGCATGCCGCCCAGTGTCTACAGGCGCGAGGCCGAGCGGGCCACGGAGGGAATGCCCTCCTGCGTGGCCAAACAGGTCACCAGACCGGTCAGGAATCGAGAAGCGCCTGCCCAGCGCCCCGGCCTAGATTGACTCCCATGGACATCACGATGCACCAGGGCCTGCTTCCGCCCACCGATCCCGGCACCTCGCGGGCCTTCCACCGCGACACGCTCGGCTTCGAGGCCGGGGCCGGCGGCGGCTACGGCGACATGATCCGGATCCAGGAACCGCGCTGAGCCGCGACCGTGCCGCCGTCGGCACGCGCACCCCGCAGCAGCCCTCCGACGGGCGCGCCCTTCAATGTCACAGGCACTTCTCGCCCTCACAGACGGAGACACGATGAGTATGGCGACGGGGACCGACGCACCCACGTCCACACAGCACGAGGCCGACAGCCACGACCTCATCCGCGTGTACGGCGCACGCGTGAACAACCTCAAGGACATCAGTGTCGAGATCCCGAAGCGCCGCCTGACGGTCTTCACCGGCATCTCCGGCTCGGGCAAGAGCTCGCTGGTGTTCGGCACCATCGCCGCGGAGTCGCAGCGACTGATCAACGAGACCTACAGCACCTTCGTCCAGGGCTTCATGCCGACGATGGCGCGCCCCGAGGTCGACGTCCTCGACGGCCTGACGACCGCGATCCTCGTCGACCAGGAGCGGATGGGTGCCGACCCCCGCTCCACGGTCGGCACCGCCACCGACGCCAACGCCATGCTGCGCATCCTCTACAGCCGCGCCGGGCACCCGCACGTCGGCTCGCCCCAGGCCTTCTCCTTCAATGTCGCCTCCATCAGCGGAGCGGGTGCGGTCACGATGGAGCGCGGCGGCAAGACCACGAAGGAGCGGCGCAGTTTCAGCGTCACCGGCGGCATGTGTGCGCGCTGCGAGGGCCGGGGCAGGATCGACGACATCGACCTCACCCAGCTCTACGACGACTCCAAGTCGCTGTCCGAGGGCGCGTTCACCATCCCCGGCTGGAAGTCGGACAGCCTGTGGACGGTCCAGGTCTACGCCCAGTCGGGCTTCGTCGACCCGGACAAGCCGATCCGCGACTACACCGAGCAGGAGCTGCGGGACTTCCTGCACCACGACCCGGTCAAGGTCAAGGTCAACGGCGTCAACCTCACCTACGAGGGGCTCATCCCCAAGATCCGCAAGTCCTTCCTGTCCAAGGACCGCGAGGCGATGCAGCCGCACATCCGGGCCTTCGTGGACCGGGCGGTCACCTTCACGACCTGCCCCGAATGCGACGGCACCCGGCTCAGCGAGTCCGCGCGCTCCTCGAAGATCGAGGGCGTCAGCATCGCCGACGCCTGCGCCATGCAGATCAGCGACCTCGCCGAGTGGATACGCGGCCTCGCGCTGCCGGGGGTGGCCCCGCTGCTCACCAAGCTGGGCCACACGCTCGACTCGTTCGTGGAGATCGGTCTGGGCTACCTCTCGCTCGACCGGCCGGCGGGCACGCTGTCCGGCGGCGAGGCGCAGCGCGTCAAGATGATCCGCCACCTCGGGTCGTCGCTGACCGACATCACCTACGTCTTCGACGAGCCCACCATCGGCCTGCACCCCCACGACATCCAGCGGATGAACAACCTGCTCCTGCGGCTGCGCGACAAGGGCAACACGGTGCTCGTCGTGGAGCACAAGCCGGAGACGATCGCGATCGCCGACCACGTCGTCGACCTCGGCCCGCGCGCCGGGACCGAGGGCGGCACCGTCTGCTTCGAGGGAACGGTCGAAGGGCTGCGGGGCAGCGACACCCTCACCGGCCACCACCTCGACGACCGCGCCGCACTCAAGGAGAAGGTCCGGACGCCGACCGGCGCCCTGGAGATCCGCGGCGCGACGGCGCACAACCTGCGCGACGTCGACGTCGACATCCCGCTCGGCGTGCTGACCGTCGTCACCGGCGTCGCCGGCTCCGGCAAGAGCTCGCTCGTCCACGGGTCGATTCCCGCCGGCGAGGGCGTGGTGGCGA
This genomic interval carries:
- a CDS encoding salicylate synthase, which gives rise to MRQYHELRIPGRFDPMAAVVRLAGSGLFEDHVVYEREGRWWLAGDRLAEVVADARSLRAAGDRPLETVRARLADAGVTGWNAFGWASFELAYALAGRPAPEGPLLHLFIPRTEVRLSADAVLIRSVDEERLAQVRELVCAPVHELPEEATPVDTRHGAGRDTYQAAVAKAVADIRTGLLGKVILSRAVDVPFEVDLPSTYLRGRRNNTPARSFLLDLGGRQAAGFSPETVAEVTADGHVCTQPLAGTRAFTGGGADDDARRQDLVTDPKEVFEHAASVKLACDELAAICAPGSVAVSEFMAVKERGSVQHLGSRVGGRLAEGRSAFDAFAALFPAITASGIPKEPAYDRITALEDTPRDLYAGAVLMASDDGALDAALVLRAIYRSGERAWLRAGAGVVADSTPEREYEETCEKLGSVAPYVVRRVRQKAAV
- a CDS encoding TIGR03668 family PPOX class F420-dependent oxidoreductase yields the protein MRWNVERARERFSASRAARLATVDAIGRPHLVPVTFAAYADTIAIAVDDKPKRSRALRRLRNIAENPRVSLLTDEYSDDWERLWWARADGFARIEHEGPAWSDARARLIARYVQYEEAPPDGAIILVTVVHWSGWSFR
- a CDS encoding DUF389 domain-containing protein, which gives rise to MRSGILGQVLPANQRRSLGELADSVDLSAGDSRSKRSAFWTMLTLSAVIASGGVLTDSTATVIGAMIIAPLSTPIMGIALGVVQKRRTGSVRVVIFGCLLVITVGLVFSWVMPGGDDLLSNSQISGRTSPGLIDLVSAMATGLAGAVALSRKDVAAVLPGVAIAISLVPPLVVVGVCLGHGAFWFALGALVLFLSNLLALVFAGMVVFAASGYSTPQSGDTGHSSRRAYASLGLLFAAVLLLLVANTTLNVLIHVWTARGEDAAQEWLADDPSATVTGVTVHSRTMHVDVRTREDLPPLEDLVARLDGQIPGGVPVVVETTRGQRVDAGRTGS
- a CDS encoding TetR/AcrR family transcriptional regulator, whose amino-acid sequence is MRKNPERRASLLDAAIEVLAREGMRGLTFRAVDTEAGVPGGTASNYFANRDALLTQIGHRFYERLEPNAALIAKAQEGPRDRAKVTALMHELVERVSSFRSGYLALIELRLEATRRPELRRLLTERIRADVDANIDFHLASGLPGDRTTVVQLILSLNWLILERLTLPDVFPEEQVHDLVTDLVERALP
- a CDS encoding helix-turn-helix transcriptional regulator — protein: MTTRASATHHLDDLARLRRVRDRIDREYALPLDVEALARGVNMSAGHLSRRFRQAYGESPYSYLMTRRIERAMALLRRGDLSVTEVCFEVGCSSLGTFSTRFAELVGMPPSVYRREAERATEGMPSCVAKQVTRPVRNREAPAQRPGLD
- a CDS encoding excinuclease ABC subunit UvrA, yielding MSMATGTDAPTSTQHEADSHDLIRVYGARVNNLKDISVEIPKRRLTVFTGISGSGKSSLVFGTIAAESQRLINETYSTFVQGFMPTMARPEVDVLDGLTTAILVDQERMGADPRSTVGTATDANAMLRILYSRAGHPHVGSPQAFSFNVASISGAGAVTMERGGKTTKERRSFSVTGGMCARCEGRGRIDDIDLTQLYDDSKSLSEGAFTIPGWKSDSLWTVQVYAQSGFVDPDKPIRDYTEQELRDFLHHDPVKVKVNGVNLTYEGLIPKIRKSFLSKDREAMQPHIRAFVDRAVTFTTCPECDGTRLSESARSSKIEGVSIADACAMQISDLAEWIRGLALPGVAPLLTKLGHTLDSFVEIGLGYLSLDRPAGTLSGGEAQRVKMIRHLGSSLTDITYVFDEPTIGLHPHDIQRMNNLLLRLRDKGNTVLVVEHKPETIAIADHVVDLGPRAGTEGGTVCFEGTVEGLRGSDTLTGHHLDDRAALKEKVRTPTGALEIRGATAHNLRDVDVDIPLGVLTVVTGVAGSGKSSLVHGSIPAGEGVVAIDQTAIRGSRRSNPATYTKLLDPIRKAFAKANGVKPALFSSNSEGACPNCNGAGVIYTDLGIMAGTATTCEECEGKRFQASVLEHRLGGRDISEVLAMSVAEAEEFFGSGEARTPAAHAILTRLDDVGLGYLRLGQPLTTLSGGERQRLKLATHMAEKGGVYVLDEPTTGLHLADVEHLLALLDRLVDSGKSVIVIEHHQAVMAHADWIIDLGPGAGHDGGRIVFEGTPADLVARRPTLTGEHLAEYVGA